A genomic region of Xiphophorus couchianus chromosome 9, X_couchianus-1.0, whole genome shotgun sequence contains the following coding sequences:
- the ndufs7 gene encoding NADH dehydrogenase [ubiquinone] iron-sulfur protein 7, mitochondrial has protein sequence MAALVAPRLALFGSFSTRPISVFAIQQKCLHSSAKGDNSTSTSVVPVREKSTAVAAAKPAAAASSKVDYVVAKLDDLVNWARRSSLWPMTFGLACCAVEMMHMAAPRYDMDRFGVVFRASPRQADVMIVAGTLTNKMAPALRKVYDQMPEPRYVISMGSCANGGGYYHYSYAVVRGCDRIVPVDIYVPGCPPTAEALLYGTLQLQKKIKREKKISIWYRK, from the exons CACCTCGCCTGGCTCTGTTTGGCTCTTTTTCAACCAG gccaatttcagtttttgctatTCAGCAGAAATGTCTCCACAGCAGCGCTAAAGGTGATAATAGCACCAGCACAAG TGTTGTGCCAGTCAGAGAGAAAAGCACAGCTGTGGCTGCAGCCAAGCCAGCAGCAGCGGCCAGCAGCAAGGTGGACTATGTGGTGGCGAAGCTCGACGATCTGGTCAACTGGGCCCGCAGA AGCTCTCTGTGGCCCATGACCTTTGGCTTGGCGTGCTGCGCTGTGGAGATGATGCACATGGCGGCCCCTCGTTACGACATGGACCGCTTCGGAGTCGTGTTCAGAGCGAGTCCTCGACAGGCTGATGTCATGATTGTGGCGGGAACTCTGACGAATAAGATGGCTCCGGCTCTGCGGAAG GTGTACGACCAGATGCCTGAGCCCAGATACGTAATTTCCATGGGAAG TTGTGCTAACGGAGGAGGTTACTACCACTACTCCTACGCTGTGGTGCGAGGCTGTGACCGGATCGTACCGGTGGACATTTATGTTCCAG GTTGTCCTCCCACAGCAGAAGCTCTCCTGTACGGCACTTTACAgctgcaaaagaaaatcaaacgaGAGAAGAAGATAAGTATCTGGTACAGGAAGTGA